The following are encoded together in the Babesia microti strain RI chromosome II, complete genome genome:
- a CDS encoding hypothetical protein (overlaps_old_locusTagID:BBM_II02130), with product MPHTYLLTYSSITHITFQDPKITINNIRLAKNSTFITAIDEYQLTHGVSNFIIITALQPQQYGH from the exons ATGCCCCACACCTATTTATTAACATATTCGTCCATTACACACATTACATT CCAAGATCCTAAAATCACCATTAATAATATCCGTTTAGCTAAAAATTCCACTTTCATAACAGCAATTGATGAATATCAACTTACACACGGTGTATCtaatttcataataatCACAGCACTTCAGCCACAACAATATGGGCACTAA
- a CDS encoding splicing factor 3B subunit 3 (overlaps_old_locusTagID:BBM_II02120) yields MPILYHLTLKKPTAVVTAVVGNFSNSKKQEIALARGHTLELLQADDQGKLNCVYSTEVYGIIRCIAPFRLTGASRDYLVVTSDSGRIVILEFNTAKNNFDRVHCETYGKSGNRRIVPGHFLGVDPKGRALMLAALERQKFVYILNRDNKSNLTISSPLEAHKSHSICHYLTGIDVGFDNPIFVTIEQNYATVNGDLSSSSVGDESKKYLSFWEMDLGLNHVTKKISMQTDATAHMLVPICGGTDGPGGVLVCCENYLIYTKPDHPELCCAYPRRLECSQDTGILINAWVVHKMVDFFFILLQTEYGDLLKVEIVSNDQTVKEIVCRYFDTVPIANSLCVLKTGYLFVGSEFGNHCFYQFISLGNDETTACTSLHPEGGNAIVAFNPRSPKNLLLVDELTSLSPVVDMKIADARGLDTSEIYLACGRGSRSTFQILRPGISVEELANNELPGYPRYVFSLKDKNADDCVGYIIVVFEGNTLVLSVGDAVEEVSNSFFNTETTTLCAMLMYDDSFIQIHEGGIRHIIDNHVSEWKPPTSKRIKCCSANTRQILIALSGGEVIYFEIDESHALVEIFKRNFGVDITCMAIQAVPTDRVYSSFGAISGLDNVVKLISLEKEKGLKQLSTQLLPNNATAESVCIAQIDSLGHMRRNSSLFLVVGLNTGVMIRSNIDAITGALSDQHSRFLGARAVRFSLVKVGDGMGFMAMSDKSWLCYAHQGKLFTSYINYDMVEHVASFCSSHCSDGFVAISGNSLRIYRCLNLGQEFSQSVAPLTYTPRKISILPSLSPITDNGTETGVTKNRHMLAIVECDHNTYDELTRTEIKKGLENIMPEGEQAEDVELGLYKAGEGKWGSCVRIIDPTTLSTAAKLLLDTDEAAISCCACDLEGYRCLAVGTVTGWNLANSNSNSCHIRMYAYGPNFEITFLHSTKVTGIPRALLAYEGRLLAGVGPDVILYALGKRQLLKKAEYRGGVIDIQGYGVATPRTIGNGGLFGVMWLGASGNRIFVGDIRESITVLKFDEQMAKLSLICDDIRPRWITGATVLDHHTVALVDKFDTFAVCRVPSEASASNLSSALNSGSLEAVMPTILGVGNKFEQEAQFHLGDLSTCIDKVTLCSGCTEAVVYATILGSIGALIPFISSDELDTLQHLELLMANENPPLSGREHSIYRSYYGPVQHVIDGDLCEEFESLDSITQSRIAAKIDKTVTEIIKKLRDIRSRLI; encoded by the exons ATGCCCATTCTGTACCACCTGACACTGAAAAAGCCCACAGCCGTTGTAACGGCTGTAGTTGGAAACTTCAGCAACTCTAAGAAGCAGGAAATAGCGCTTGCACGGGGGCATACCTTGGAGCTTCTGCAAGCAGATGATCAGGGGAAACTCAATTGCGTATACAGTACTGAAGTTTACGGAATAATACGCTGTATTGCTCCCTTTAGACTAACAGGCGCTTCTCGGGATTACTTGGTCGTGACCAGTGACTCGGGCAGAATTGTCATACTCGAATTCAATACTGCCAAAAACAACTTTGATCGTGTCCATTGCGAGACCTATGGGAAATCAG GCAATAGAAGGATCGTACCCGGACACTTTTTAGGCGTTGACCCTAAAGGTAGGGCTTTGATGTTGGCAGCATTAGAACGccaaaaatttgtatacattCTCAACCGAGATAACAAATCTAATCTCACCATAAGCAGTCCTTTGGAGGCACATAAGAGCCATTCAATTTGCCACTATCTCACTGGCATTGACGTGGGCTTTGACAATCCCATCTTTGTCACCATAGAACAGAATTACGCCACAGTCAATGGAGATTTATCCAGTTCATCTGTGGGCGAtgaatcaaaaaaatatttgtcaTTTTGGGAAATGGACTTGGGTCTAAACCATGTAACCAAAAAGATATCCATGCAAACTGATGCAACAGCACATATGTTAGTCCCCATTTGCGGAGGTACTGATGGCCCGGGAGGGGTGCTTGTTTGTTGTGAAAATTACctaatttacacaaaacCAGATCATCCTGAATTATGTTGCGCTTATCCCAGACGATTAGAATGCTCTCAGGATACGGGGATTTTGATCAATGCCTGGGTCGTGCACAAGATGGTAGATTTTTTCTTTATCTTACTCCAAACAGAGTATGGGGATTTACTAAAG gttgaAATCGTATCTAACGATCAAACCGTTAAGGAGATCGTCTGCAGGTACTTTGACACCGTGCCCATAGCTAACTCATTATGCGTTTTGAAGACtggatatttatttgtggGCTCCGAGTTTGGCAATCACTGTTTCTACCAGTTCATATCACTGGGTAACGATGAAACAACCGCATGTACTTCACTGCATCCAGAAGGGGGAAATGCCATAGTTGCATTCAATCCTAGAAGCCCTaagaatttgttattagtTGATGAGCTAACTTCTTTAAGCCCGGTGGTGGACATGAAGATAGCCGACGCAAGAGGATTGGATACATCggaaatatatttggctTGTGGAAGGGGTTCGAGATCCACCTTTCAAATTCTCAGACCCGGGATATCAGTCGAGGAACTGGCCAACAATGAGCTTCCTGGGTATCCAAGGTACGTATTCTCTCTAAAGGATAAAAATGCGGACGATTGCGTTGGGTACATTATCGTTGTATTTGAGGGCAATACACTGGTGTTATCAGTAGGTGATGCAGTGGAAGAAGTGTCAAACAGTTTTTTCAACACTGAAACAACGACTTTATGCGCTATGTTGATGTACGACGATTCTTTTATCCAAATCCACGAGGGGGGTATTCGCCATATCATCGATAATCATGTTTCCGAGTGGAAGCCACCAACTAGTAAACGCATAAAGTGCTGTTCCGCTAACACTCgccaaattttgattgCTTTGAG CGGTGGTGaagttatttattttgAGATCGATGAATCCCATGCCCTTGTGGAGATATTTAAGCGAAATTTTGGGGTGGATATTACTTGTATGGCGATACAGGCCGTCCCAACAGATAGAGTTTACAGCTCATTTGGCGCCATTAGCGGGTTGGATAATGTGGTTAAACTGATTTCGTTGGAGAAGGAAAAGGGTCTGAAACAACTATCAACCCAATTGCTCCCCAACAATGCTACTGCAGAGTCGGTATGCATTGCACAAATAGATTCACTG GGCCACATGCGCCGCAACAGTTCACTCTTCTTAGTTGTGGGTCTAAACACGGGTGTAATGATCCGCTCGAACATCGACGCCATAACAGGCGCACTGTCAGATCAGCACTCAAGATTTCTAGGGGCTAGGGCTGTCAGGTTCAGCCTCGTAAAGGTGGGTGACGGAATGGGCTTTATGGCTATGTCAGATAAGAGCTGGCTGTGTTATGCGCACCAGGGTAAGCTATTCACGTCCTACATCAACTACGATATGGTGGAACACGTGGCTAGCTTTTGTTCTTCCCACTGTAGCGATGGATTTGTTGCAATTTCCGGCAATTCTCTGCGCATTTATCGCTGTTTAAACCTTGGACAAGAGTTTAGCCAATCGGTCGCACCACTAACATACACTCCTAGgaaaatatcaattctGCCTAGCTTGTCCCCAATCACAGATAATGGCACAGAAACTGGAGTAACCAAGAACAGGCACATGCTTGCGATAGTGGAGTGCGATCACAACACTTACGATGAATTGACCAGGACAGAGATCAAGAAGGGGCTAGAAAATATAATGCCTGAAGGAGAACAAGCCGAGGACGTGGAATTGGGGTTATACAAGGCCGGAGAGGGCAAATGGGGATCTTGCGTGCGGATTATAGATCCAACTACACTCAGCACCGCAGCAAAACTTCTATTGGATACAGACGAAGCTGCAATAAGTTGCTGTGCCTGTGATTTGGAGGGCTACAGGTGCTTGGCAGTCGGTACAGTAACAGGATGGAATCTAGCTAACTCTAATTCTAATAGCTGCCACATTCGCATGTATGCATACGGACCAAACTTTGAGATAACATTTTTGCACTCGACGAAGGTTACGGGCATACCCCGCGCCCTGTTGGCCTATGAGGGTAGGTTGTTGGCCGGAGTGGGCCCAGATGTGATTTTATACGCTCTAGGCAAGAGGCAGCTTCTGAAAAAGGCCGAGTATAGGGGAGGGGTAATTGATATACAGGGCTATGGAGTTGCCACGCCTAGAACTATAGGAAACGGGGGGCTCTTCGGCGTGATGTGGCTAGGAGCCTCAGGCAACCGGATTTTCGTGGGTGACATCAGAGAGAGTATAACTGTCCTCAAGTTTGACGAACAGATGGCTAAATTATCACTGATTTGCGATGATATAAGACCGAGGTGGATTACTGGCGCCACAGTTCTTGACCATCATACGGTGGCGCTtgtagataaatttgacactTTTGCCGTGTGTAGGGTTCCTTCTGAAGCCTCTGCCTCAAACTTGAGCAGTGCCCTAAATTCGGGGTCCTTAGAGGCTGTTATGCCTACGATTTTGGGCGTTGGGAACAAATTCGAACAGGAGGCCCAGTTCCACCTGGGCGATCTGTCCACATGCATTGACAAGGTTACTTTGTGCTCCGGTTGTACTGAGGCAGTAGTTTACGCCACTATTTTGGGCAGTATTGGTGCCTTGATCCCCTTCATCAGCAGCGACGAGCTGGATACTTTGCAGCACTTGGAGTTGCTAATGGCGAATGAAAACCCACCATTATCAGGACGCGAGCACAGCATTTATCGTTCATATTACGGGCCTGTCCAGCACGTAATTGATGGCGATCTTTGCGAGGAATTTGAGAGTCTGGACAGCATAACCCAGTCGCGCATCGCCGCCAAGATTGACAAGACAGTTACGGAGATTATTAAGAAGTTGCGCGATATCAGAAGTAGACTGATTTGA
- a CDS encoding conserved Plasmodium protein, unknown function (overlaps_old_locusTagID:BBM_II02125), whose amino-acid sequence MIHMYMGWGKCHLWWQIKWGAVYTVDMGRSNRGSSRRTPIVYKSAPLVASARRESSGFLANVYGGLTSGLGFGMAQRLVEGIFGPRQIETIHQDTTVASRNGDKCEFYANELQQCTLNNRDISLCQPLVESLRMCRNNQTL is encoded by the exons ATGATACACATGTACATGGGCTGGGGCAAGTGCCATTTATGGTGGCAAATAAAGTGGGGAGCTGTATATACTGTTGACATGGGTAGATCTAATAGGG GTTCATCTAGGCGCACGCCCATTGTGTACAAGTCGGCGCCACTTGTTGCTAGTGCCCGAAGGGAGTCGAGTGGTTTCCTTGCTAACGTTTATGGCGGCCTGACCTCCGGCCTCGGATTTGGCATGGCACAGAGACTGGTTGAAGGAATTTTTGGTCCAAGACAAATTGAGACCATTCATCAAGATACCACTGTTGCTAGCAGAAATGGTGATAAATGTGAATTCTATGCTAATGAACTACAACAG TGCACTCTTAACAATCGAGATATTTCACTCTGCCAGCCGCTTGTGGAGTCTTTGAGGATGTGTCGAAATAACCAGACATTGTAG